From the Danio aesculapii chromosome 9, fDanAes4.1, whole genome shotgun sequence genome, one window contains:
- the sap18 gene encoding histone deacetylase complex subunit SAP18, with protein MAVESRVTQEEIKKEPAKPVDREKTCPLLLRVFTTNNGRHHRMDEFARGNVPSSELQIYTWMDATLKELTSLVKEVYPEARKKGTHFGFAIVYPDPKRQIYRVKEIGNTVSGRKGADDSMTLQSQSFQIGDYLDIAITPPNRAPPLQGRMRPY; from the exons ATGGCCGTGGAATCGAGGGTCACACAGGAGGAGATCAAAAAAGAACCAGCAAAGCCAGTAGACAGAGAAAAG ACATGCCCACTTCTCCTGAGAGTGTTCACCACCAACAATGGAAGGCATCATCGCATGGATGAGTTTGCTCGGGGGAACGTGCCCTCTAGTGAACTTCAGATTTACACCTG GATGGATGCTACTCTGAAAGAACTGACAAGCCTGGTGAAGGAAGTCTATCCGGAAGCTCGAAAGAAAGGCACACATTTTGGATTCGCCATTGTTTACCCAGACCCTAAACGACAAATCTACCG GGTTAAAGAAATTGGCAACACAGTTTCCGGACGCAAAGGTGCAGATGACTCAATGACGCTTCAGTCGCAAAGCTTTCAGATTGGAGATTATCTTGACATCGCTATCACTCCGCCTAACCGCGCACCACCCCTCCAAGGACGCATGAGACCCTACTGA
- the ska3 gene encoding spindle and kinetochore-associated protein 3, with the protein MNPSERFFSKLRKLTVYLETESSSLLHTSQNLKDDEEDEETGAQALYQLHSEVRALKRQVRDQVSTHDTTSAELRSFIRRCLVLKQRTTEDIYSLKKHYEKYGYRPRMSRLGSTEVNGPKEAEERAERDAEKPDAAEKDQETECGDCEEVDQPVTPEKMPPPVDQLQTPKLSDFGLSALQFQRVLGEAEVPLSAVPEPAVAPSPPPILMNLQPPQPKTPKCSLSMEEDALTPRLEDFGISEYTMCWNNDFTMDLFNKKPPKNSSERNENVQKPHNVFSNTSSVLNKDIANKSLESPEPPEFCTPGFKIAKNHIPSTPLFNGKNDLNSPPHLHNNCPSTPELPAFETPFVSKLIKKEDREEESKRHFGSQENSLRLPDLATTNGTSWNDAPEMPKVLRYEEEALPEMPILQSHFGSSLAFKNTCGESLSGMKTGADHVLEMKQTPVPVPDDGFNQDWCLSTPKVRVKFPAEPCTPEMPDMSSVTQDILKLVAQCKY; encoded by the exons ATGAATCCGTCAGAGCGATTCTTCTCGAAGCTGCGAAAGCTCACGGTGTATCTGGAGACTGAAAGCAGCAGCCTCTTGCATACAAGCCAGAACCTCAAAGACGACGAgg AGGATGAGGAGACTGGAGCTCAAGCACTGTATCAGCTGCACTCTGAAGTCAGAGCACTAAAG AGGCAAGTTCGGGATCAGGTGTCTACCCATGATACAACCAGTGCTGAGCTGAGGAGCTTCATCAGAAGATGTTTGGTGCTGAAGCAGAGAACCACAGAAGACATTTACAGTCTGAAGAAACACTATGAGAAATATGGTTACAGGCCACGGATGTCAAGACTGGGAAGCACAG AGGTGAATGGTCCAAAAGAAGCAGAGGAGCGTGCAGAGAGAGATGCGGAAAAGCCGGATGCAGCAGAGAAAGATCAAGAGACTGAGTGTGGAGATTGTGAAGAGGTTGATCAGCCAGTGACCCCTGAGAAGATGCCACCACCTGTTGACCAGCTGCAGACGCCCAAACTGTCAGATTTTGGTTTGTCTGCGCTCCAGTTTCAGAGAGTGCTTGGCGAAGCAGAGGTCCCACTGAGTGCTGTTCCTGAGCCTGCTGTCGCTCCATCACCTCCACCAATCCTTATGAACCTGCAGCCTCCGCAGCCAAAGACACCCAAGTGCTCGCTGAGTATGGAGGAGGACGCTCTGACCCCACGACTGGAGGACTTCGGCATCTCTGAGTACACCATGTGCTGGAACAATGATTTCACCATGGATTTGTTCAATAAGAAGCCACCAAAGAACAGCAG cgaaagaaatgaaaatgttcaGAAACCCCATAATGTATTCTCCAATACATCATCTGTGCTGAACAAGGACATTGCTAACA AAAGCCTGGAATCCCCGGAGCCTCCAGAGTTTTGCACCCCAGGATTTAAGATTGCGAAAAACCACATTCCATCTACTCCACTATTCAATGGAAAGAATGATCTCAATTCTCCTCCTCACCTCCATAATAACTGTCCTTCCACCCCAGAACTCCCTGCATTTGAAACACCTTTTGTCAGCAAGCTAATAAAAAAG GAGGACAGAGAGGAAGAAAGCAAGAGGCACTTTGGATCACAGGAGAACAGTTTGCGTCTACCAGATCTTGCAACCACCAATGGGACGTCTTGGAATGATGCTCCTGAGATGCCAAAAGTGTTACGTTATGAAGAGGAAGCATTGCCTGAGATGCCGATCCTACAGTCTCATTTTGGAAGTTCTCTAGCTTTT AAAAATACATGTGGTGAAAGTCTCTCAGGGATGAAAACTGGAGCAGATCATGTGTTAGAAATGAAACAGACCCCTGTCCCAGTGCCTGACGATGGTTTCAACCAGGACTGGTGCCTTTCAACTCCAAAAGTCAGAGTGAAGTTCCCAGCAGAGCCGTGCACACCAGAGATGCCTGATATGAGCTCTGTCACTCAGGATATCTTAAAA CTTGTGGCTCAGTGCAAGTATTAA
- the hcn5 gene encoding potassium/sodium hyperpolarization-activated cyclic nucleotide-gated channel 2, which yields MTSIMSGALMYTVMVANTAAMMTDVDLTARAYKNKMNHLEDYMTFMKLPKALRMRINNYYQSRYAGKWYDEKDVLKWVSSSLREEILITMCSALVRKIPILRNCDINFINGLLVELQYEVYQEGDVIIRQDTAGERMFFIEHGQVLEENEFYQRELSDGDYFGDSCLLRRGRRLATVEAQTTCQLFSLSVDSFYKVLEDYPDIKRDLEKSQQEKDLLL from the exons ATGACCAGCATTATGTCTGGAGCCCTCATGTATACGGTGATGGTAGCAAACACCGCTGCAATGATGACTGATGTGGATTTAACAGCAAGAGCCTACAAGAACAAG ATGAATCACCTGGAAGATTATATGACCTTCATGAAGCTTCCCAAAGCCCTTCGTATGCGTATCAACAACTATTATCAGTCTCGTTATGCAGGGAAATGGTACGATGAGAAAGACGTCTTGAAGTGGGTGTCCTCATCTCTCAGAGAG GAAATTCTGATAACCATGTGTTCGGCCCTTGTGAGGAAAATCCCCATTTTGCGTAACTGTGATATAAACTTCATCAACGGGCTTCTTGTGGAGCTGCAGTACGAGGTTTACCAGGAGGGAGACGTCATCATCCGACAGGACACTGCTGGAGAGCGGATGTTCTTCATCGAGCATGGACAGGTCCTAGAGGAGAACGAGTTTTACCAGAGGGAACTGAGCGACGGAGACTACTTCGGAG ACTCATGTCTCCTAAGAAGAGGAAGGCGTTTGGCCACAGTAGAAGCTCAGACCACCTGTCAGCTCTTTTCCTTGTCGGTGGACAGTTTTTATAAAGTTCTGGAGGACTATCCAGACATCAAGAGGGACCTGGAGAAATCTCAACAGGAAAAAGACCTTTTGTTATGA
- the LOC130234422 gene encoding potassium/sodium hyperpolarization-activated cyclic nucleotide-gated channel 3-like isoform X2, with product MQRLTPENRRSFCWSGWKTLLLPQLNRRSLFVYGSEVAVEKECIRQKEGGVLVIHPFSRLRSYYIMCMVAITFLNLIGIPMEIAFLDGNSGVGWEGFNVFSDTLFLIDVGVNFRMGIIPEDSERAILDLKSIRHRYLKSWFIPDLVAAFPVGYILLIADLQYHDDSPSSKASKMMRILMFVRIISLVRLLRVSRLVRFFNEVERVSNANLEVVRVFLKILSLFMMIFLLCHWNGCIQYFVPMLEEFPSDCWVRRENLMNASVGEKYSFGVFRALSHMTAISYGSSETPTSKE from the exons ATGCAGCGTCTCACACCTGAGAATCGCAGGAGCTTCTGTTGGAGCGGCTGGAAGACTCTCCTGCTGCCGCAGCTCAACAGACGCTCGTTGTTTGTCTACGGCAGTGAGGTGGCGGTGGAGAAGGAGTGCATCAGACAGAAAGAGGGAGGTGTGTTGGTCATCCACCCCTTCAGCCGATTAAG gagtTACTATATAATGTGCATGGTGGCCATAACATTTCTGAATCTAATTGGGATTCCAATGGAGATTGCCTTTCTGGATGGAAACAGTGGAGTAGGTTGGGAGGGTTTTAACGTGTTTTCAGACACCCTGTTCTTGATTGATGTGGGGGTGAATTTTCGCATGGGAATCATTCCTGAGGACAGTGAG AGAGCCATACTGGATTTGAAAAGCATCCGTCACCGGTATTTAAAGAGCTGGTTTATACCTGATTTGGTGGCAGCATTCCCAGTTGGCTACATACTGCTTATTGCG GACCTACAATACCACGATGACTCTCCTTCATCCAAAGCCAGCAAAATGATGCGCATCTTAATGTTTGTGCGAATTATCAGCCTTGTCCGTCTGCTGCGTGTGTCAAGGCTGGTTAGGTTTTTCAATGAGGTTGAGAGA GTTTCAAATGCCAACTTGGAGGTGGTGAGGGTATTCCTGAAAATCTTGTCATTGTTTATGATGATTTTCCTGCTGTGCCACTGGAATGGCTGTATTCAGTATTTCGTGCCTATGCTTGAGGAATTTCCCTCAGACTGCTGGGTCAGAAGAGAGAATCTGATG AATGCCTCAGTGGGAGAGAAGTACTCTTTTGGAGTTTTTCGGGCGCTCTCTCATATGACTGCAATATCATACGGTTCTTCTGAAACACCTACAAGCAAGGA atga
- the LOC130234422 gene encoding potassium/sodium hyperpolarization-activated cyclic nucleotide-gated channel 3-like isoform X1, protein MQRLTPENRRSFCWSGWKTLLLPQLNRRSLFVYGSEVAVEKECIRQKEGGVLVIHPFSRLRSYYIMCMVAITFLNLIGIPMEIAFLDGNSGVGWEGFNVFSDTLFLIDVGVNFRMGIIPEDSERAILDLKSIRHRYLKSWFIPDLVAAFPVGYILLIADLQYHDDSPSSKASKMMRILMFVRIISLVRLLRVSRLVRFFNEVERVSNANLEVVRVFLKILSLFMMIFLLCHWNGCIQYFVPMLEEFPSDCWVRRENLMNASVGEKYSFGVFRALSHMTAISYGSSETPTSKEYTFYQPIQQYVSHKNNRAHRILI, encoded by the exons ATGCAGCGTCTCACACCTGAGAATCGCAGGAGCTTCTGTTGGAGCGGCTGGAAGACTCTCCTGCTGCCGCAGCTCAACAGACGCTCGTTGTTTGTCTACGGCAGTGAGGTGGCGGTGGAGAAGGAGTGCATCAGACAGAAAGAGGGAGGTGTGTTGGTCATCCACCCCTTCAGCCGATTAAG gagtTACTATATAATGTGCATGGTGGCCATAACATTTCTGAATCTAATTGGGATTCCAATGGAGATTGCCTTTCTGGATGGAAACAGTGGAGTAGGTTGGGAGGGTTTTAACGTGTTTTCAGACACCCTGTTCTTGATTGATGTGGGGGTGAATTTTCGCATGGGAATCATTCCTGAGGACAGTGAG AGAGCCATACTGGATTTGAAAAGCATCCGTCACCGGTATTTAAAGAGCTGGTTTATACCTGATTTGGTGGCAGCATTCCCAGTTGGCTACATACTGCTTATTGCG GACCTACAATACCACGATGACTCTCCTTCATCCAAAGCCAGCAAAATGATGCGCATCTTAATGTTTGTGCGAATTATCAGCCTTGTCCGTCTGCTGCGTGTGTCAAGGCTGGTTAGGTTTTTCAATGAGGTTGAGAGA GTTTCAAATGCCAACTTGGAGGTGGTGAGGGTATTCCTGAAAATCTTGTCATTGTTTATGATGATTTTCCTGCTGTGCCACTGGAATGGCTGTATTCAGTATTTCGTGCCTATGCTTGAGGAATTTCCCTCAGACTGCTGGGTCAGAAGAGAGAATCTGATG AATGCCTCAGTGGGAGAGAAGTACTCTTTTGGAGTTTTTCGGGCGCTCTCTCATATGACTGCAATATCATACGGTTCTTCTGAAACACCTACAAGCAAGGAGTATACTTTTTATCAGCCGATTCAGCAATATGTTTCACACAAAAATAACAGAGCACATCGGATACTTATTTAA
- the LOC130234761 gene encoding cytochrome c oxidase copper chaperone, with protein sequence MSSLSAASVEASPAAIEGAEQKKPLKPCCACPDTKKERDACIIEKGEESCTHLIEAHKECMRALGFKI encoded by the exons ATGTCGAGTCTGTCAGCAGCAAGTGTGGAGGCTTCACCTGCAGCGATAGAGGGAGCAGAGCAGAAGAAACCACTCAAACCCTGCTGTGCCTGTCCGGATACCAAGAAAGAAAGAGATGCCTG CATCATTGAAAAGGGGGAGGAAAGCTGCACACACCTCATCGAGGCACACAAGGAATGCATGAGAGCACTTGGTTTTAAGATATAA
- the popdc2 gene encoding popeye domain-containing 2, with product MNSGDSSLIDAVFYNHTPCDGWTNNTEGAIYHLGNTILFLGYMGGSGAYGALYIFSFLAPAFLCLALWGWLTVCGLDVFIWNLLLMLQCLAQVCHLIFRLMRDGLANEEFSALYTAVYLPLDVPVQVFKEITGAGENKVLSLAVEETYAVEGKTPIDQLSFLLSGRIRVSLEGQFLHYIFPHQFLDSPEWESLRPAEEGNFQVTLTAETDCRYISWRRRRLYLLLSKDRYIARLFSVMLGSDIADKLYSLNDKLFAKSGVRLDIRLPSLYHVLAPSPQGSEGGSASSPPRGSLGDPTVVKVDPAPSNQGSGTRNPQPDQGKSPNPKPPHQHWPSDTEMPSEDDPPGRFPPRYQRGRAPLAPNDTPKL from the exons ATGAATAGCGGCGACTCTTCATTGATTGACGCTGTATTTTACAATCACACACCCTGCGATGGATGGACCAACAACACTGAAGGTGCCATATACCATCTGGGCAACACCATTCTTTTTTTGGGCTATATGGGCGGTAGTGGGGCGTATGGGGCTCTGTACATCTTCAGTTTTCTGGCTCCAGCTTTCCTCTGTCTGGCTCTCTGGGGCTGGCTGACGGTGTGCGGCCTGGATGTCTTCATCTGGAACCTGCTGCTGATGCTGCAGTGTTTGGCCCAGGTGTGTCATCTGATTTTTCGGCTGATGCGGGACGGTTTAGCTAACGAGGAGTTTTCTGCACTTTACACAGCGGTCTATCTGCCGCTGGATGTACCTGTGCAGGTGTTTAAGGAGATCACGGGGGCTGGAGAAAATAAAGTGCTTTCACTAGCGGTTGAAGAAACGTATGCTGTAGAAGGGAAGACGCCTATTGATCAGCTGTCTTTCCTACTTTCTGGCAG GATTAGAGTGTCCTTAGAAGGCCAGTTTCTCCATTACATCTTCCCTCACCAGTTTCTTGACTCTCCAGAATGGGAGTCTCTAAGACCAGCAGAAGAGGGGAACTTTCAG GTGACACTAACCGCAGAGACGGACTGCCGCTACATCTCCTGGCGCAGACGTCGACTTTACCTTCTGCTGTCTAAAGATCGTTACATTGCTCGACTTTTCTCAGTCATGCTGGGAAGTGACATTGCTGACAAACTGTACTCTCTCAATGACAAGCTGTTTGCAAAGAGTGGTGTGCGCCTTGACATTCGTCTGCCCAGTCTATACCATGTCCTTGCCCCTTCACCACAAGGCAGTGAGGGTGGCAGTGCTAGTTCGCCACCCAGGGGGAGCCTAGGTGATCCTACAGTCGTTAAGGTTGATCCAGCACCATCTAATCAAGGCTCAGGAACAAGAAATCCCCAGCCCGACCAGGGAAAGAGTCCTAATCCCAAACCTCCACACCAGCATTGGCCCTCGGACACAGAGATGCCCTCCG